Part of the Thunnus maccoyii chromosome 17, fThuMac1.1, whole genome shotgun sequence genome, CTCTGCCACCTGGTGCAGTGTCATAGAGGTGCAGTATGTGATAGTTCTGCACCAAAGTCCACTTATCAGCCAAATATGATACACCTGTGAAAGTcagtatgtattatatatatatatatatatatcctaaAAGAGACAGTATGTGATATAGCATAAACAGTTTATTGGATGTAAACCTGAATGGACTGAGGTATTATATGTGTCTACAGATGTATAGtatctggtgtgtgtgtgtgtgtgtgtatgtatgtttgccCCAAATGACTCACATGAAGCCATTCTCTCTCTGGCACTTCtccagtgtgtttttaatgaggCCGCCCAGTTTGAGGAAGAACAGCTGCTCCGATGGTTTGGCTGTGGTGCCCGGGCCTTTGGTCTGACGATACTCTTTACACAGCGCCTCTGCACGCGAGTAACCTAAACACAGATCTCCTCAtgttaacagaaaacaaaaccaggTAGTGAAGCAAGCAAAAGAGAGTGACTCTTGTACGAGAACGTGAGATGAAAGTCCAAAAATACCGCAGCAACTaaggaaacaaataaacagGAAACACCTGTGAAGTAATTCAGACTTGacgaagaagaaaaaagcactTTCAACAAATGCACTTGCTGCTGGAAGCTGaattgtacagtatatttgaatTGATGAACATGTGCTTACACCAGTGTTGGCACACGCATGCACAAACATGtgaatgtttaataatgatgagTTCACGCtacattttcacattatgttttaaatctgaTTTTCCACTTGGTGACAGTTTTTGGACATCACAGACAAAAGCTCCTAGATCAAAGGCAAACTGGTGTCGGCTTTTCACTTGCAAATCAGCACTCGATCGCTACGTGTGAACCGTTCAAAGACGTGCTCCAAGAACACTCGAAAGATATCAAGCAGGCTAAATATCTGGCTGTGTCGGGGAGCCAAGCAACAAGCTACAGCCAATGAGAGCGCAAGACACGGTGATGGCAGCAGAGCGAACTCCTCTGCTGTCATCTGCAGCAGCTCGCTGAACCCAGTCTTATCATGAATCTATTTGTATGGAGGAGCACAATAATACACTGCAGTTAATCAGCTACTTATGTTTCCATtgcagaaatatttatttacctcCATCTATCTCTGCAGAACAGACAATCATCGCGACCCACATATCTCAATCTATTCACccatattcttttctttttcttccttgcAATCAGTACACTTCTTGCATGTGTTTTCGTGACAAAACATAGTTTGGAGACCAGACAGACTCGTCAGGGATTCATCCTGGTAAAAGATCTTGTAATGTGTGACCCCTTAATGCCGAACAACGCAGTGTGAAAACCACGACTCTTGACTAATAGTTGTAGTGTGAACAGTACAGCGATCTTATGACTTTTAAAAGTCGTGTAGTGTGTCCACTGTGCAACTGAAATACAACAAATTCCAAGACATACGTACACTTCTCTGCTTCCTGGAGAGATCTTATAGCCTCACCGCACTTGTCACTCGCCAGCAGCGTCTGTCCATGATAGCAGTACGCCTACAAACAGAGTGAATGAATATAATCATAAAACTTTGTACGCAAAAGAATCAAAGTCTGAGTAAACTTGGCTTGTTTCCTGCCAGGTTTactcttttcctttcctttctgtGTAAAGGAGAGAGGATTACATCCAAAgcacatgtactgtactgtatgctCACCGTTCCTTTAGATAAATCAAAGTTATCCACAAGGATGATTTGTGAACTGCATCAGGATACGCATGAACTTACATAAGCCATGTAGAAGTGCTGCTTCAGCTGGAAATACTTCCTCCACTTGCTGCTGCACTCTGGCTCCAAGGTGTTCAGCGTGTGGTCtggagagacagaaatacagacCTTTAGCATTGTCTTAATCATTGACTGACTTACATTGCATGTTTTAtacaaaagtaaagaaaaaaaaatcattgcttATTTTAATAGGAACTGTAACACCTCAACAGACATCTTAAAAAAACCACAAGTGCAAAAGTACTGACCTGCTTTCTGATAGAAGTTTGCCGTCTCGAATGACAACGCTGCGACGATCGTGGCGTTGTGTTTCAGTTCAATCGCTCTGGCAATTGTCACtgtgaaaatgagaaagagtTGGTAGAGAAATGAAATatggataaaaataaataaataaaaagatggaTTTCACATTGGATTATTATGAGTGAGATATTAATGATACATGGACCCTTGGTGTGGAGTCTACCCAAGTTAAGAGTTATTTTGTTATGGACAAAACTGTATTGTTACTTCATCCAACCATTAATTATTTCAGTATAATTTTTTGGTTATGATAAAATGGATAAGATACATTTAAAGGGTAGGTTCAGTTCAGTCAGATGCTCATATGAACAgtaaaagaggttttcctccctgtaatcattcctcctgttcatactggctgttaaaagatccttcaaatgtgctttcaatgtaactGATGGGGGacgaaatccacagtgtgtccacacagtcattttgtgtataaatgcgtgtaaaagtttatctgaagcttatatgaggcttcagcagtctgagtcatatcaagtggatatctgacacatttacagtctttttagcatcaaatttcctctttgtgtctcctcagacagtgtttccctgttgtaacaaaaagagggcaCTAAAAATATagttatataaaatatagatataaaatataGATATCTACTAGATATTagactcatttggacactgaagcttcattctagcttcagatgaacttttagatacatttttgcacagaaggggggctgtggattttgtcccccatcacttacattgtaagtgcatcatgaaggaatcttctaatggtcagtatgaacagaaggaatgattacagcaagaaaacctgtttcaatgttcatttgggctcctgaaaATTGTTTTAAGAACCTATCCTTTGAGGGGACATTCTGTCTTGAATTCAGACCTGCTTATATTAAGAGAAATATCACAACAGATACTTAACTGTAATACATATCATACAGGTGTTGGCCTCCTCAGTTTTATCACCTCAGCTCATGTTTATAGCAAGTATAGAAAAATACACCTTCATAGCCAAGAAACATGCACTTCACATGATGTCATATTGAGATTAAGCTAATCTTTAAGTGAAAAGATGACTGAATGAGGTACAGCTACAGTTGTTCAATACAAAAGAACTATGGACCAAAACTTTGGTAGAAGACATAAGACACTTGTAtgcaaaacagacagaaaagaaagagaccCAACATGTTTATTGACCACATAGAAAAGTGTCTGACACTCAATTAGCATCTCAGCGATAACTAGCTTCGGTTAGCAGTGCGTACAGGTTTATAATGCTTTGCGACGGCAGTGTTGTGCAGTGTAAAAGCCTGGAGCCACTGTACCTTCCTGCGCTTCTGCTTGGCACTGGATGATGTACGCATCAATCACTCTGGGCTCCAGGTCTCGGCCTTTCTCAGCTGGGGTGATGAGACGAGGGATGTGGATCTcctgttaagaaaaaaaatgacaaaacgcAGAGGCTTATGTGTTATTAAATTACCATGAATATATTCATTCCTTTGCTTCTAGCAAAAGGAGACTGTGCTCGTCTGAATGGGGTTTTTGTGCAGCAGGGGAAGTAAGAAAACAAGATGTGATGTTCCCAGGGTCCTCTGGcaattttttcttgtttttaacttttttacatttttagacaAAAAAGGTGTTTTTGCAAAATGGAATTGACTGTTGAGatcaaatgttcaaacaaaaaaaaaacatcgaAGTGTTCAAAATATCATTCTGTCACCTTATTACTCACACAAAACAGATGTCAGGCAATCACTGTGAAATGAGTTCCTATAATTTTAGAAATAGAACAGCTTAGGAATAATTAAGGGAGAAGACTCGTCTGTACATCCACCTCACCTTCAGATTTTTGAATATTCCAGCAGCAACCTTCAGGCTCCGGTGAACATCTTTCGCTTCAGTCTCTGATATGCTGTTAAACAGGCAAACATGACAGTCGATATGCAGTTTTAACATTTACAATTCTTATAAACaacaatacagacaaaaaaaaaggacatacTTTTCTTTCCCCGCTAGTCTCGAGGCAAACTTGGTGTACCAGACGGCTACATTGAAGGCCATGGAGACCAGTTCAAAGACTGCATCTTGCTGGGCACTGAGATGAGAGCGAGAAGAGACGGTGGGTTATACAGACTGATATAAGCACAAAAGTCAACAACGCCAacatttttgacatgttttaacaaTTTCTCATAACTAATACAACACTAAATCAGTCAAATATGAATGAACCTACTTTGTAAGCGGTCATTCCTGGCAAGTTTATTGAGTCTAGTGCCATGCAACAACAATATTTGATTATAAACGCTTTCACCTATGCAACTAGAagtaaaatctctttttttttctaccttggtGTGTTTCCTTGTAAGGTGTCAGTCCACTTGAAGTTCTGGATGAACCTCATCTTGTTCTCCTGTGTAGTTCCATCCAAGGATGAGATAAAGCCTATTGTgtcataaatcaaaatttaacacacacacaaaaaaaaccaacaaaacacaagcagctaGTTAGTTGCAAATCAAAATGAGTAGAATAAAGGTCATGTTAGAGggtagagaaggagaaagtTTACAATAACTAAACCTGATTAGACCACATGAAGTCTGGTCGTCTAATAAATGCTCAGCAAGAGAAGTTGATGACATTTTTTGCTTAATGTGTTCATAAGCAATGATATACTCAGTAACTATGCATATGTGGAAAATTAGCCTGATTAACTGGccttttaaagaagaaaaataacagtTCCTACATTAGTTGAAGTGGAAACATACCTTGTAGGAGGGAGAAGTACGCATCTGTGGCATTTTTCATGATCTCAGGGTTGCAGGTGACATCAGTGAACATTTCCAGCAGCCTCGCCCTGGTTGTCCGCAGGTCACTGGATGTGTTGAAACAAACGAAGCAAATCAGTCAGCGTAATAAATTATGATAACCATTACAGTAGTGATTACTGTGTCCAACGAGGCATGGATATCTTCCCTAGAAAGTAGTAACAGTCATTCACACTGTACATCAGTGAGATAAGGTAAAAAGACAGACTGTATCAGGAACAAGTCAAAACCAATATACACTCCATTTATATCTAGGATCACAGCCACAATCCATTCTGACAACACTGTTCTCGTTGTGTAAAGTGAAGATAAGACATACTTGCATATCTTATTGGCAGAAGGGCTCCCTGCCACTCCATAGAAATTAAAAGACACAGGTGCTGTTGCCTTCAGTGGATTTCTGTGAAACCAATGTGccatcctgtgtgtgtgaggacacACCTTAAGAGGCTGAAAGATGGAGAATGAcaatcagttaattaatgaGTTATACCTGCTATAATGAGGAATGTCGTCGATGGATAAATTCACGAGTTACATATTTTAGTAAGGCGTTTCTTGGAAGTATGCAGCTGATGAGACATACTGGCTAACGTCATGTTACCATACGGTCGCTGAAAACTCGCCAGCAGCTGTGTGAGCGCTGTCACAGAGACTCTGCTTTGCCCCCTTTAAAGTGTTACCTTGTTCACAAACTGATACGTAATCTCTAACGTTACCTGTGTGTTTCTACGACTGATTATTTTTACGAAtcgtttgtgtgtctgttgtagACAAAAGTCCATTACgtaacagctaacagctagcgGCTAACACTGGCTACACCTAAATACATGATTTACTGAAGCGACGTGACAACTGACTTATTACACGACTAGACAAATGAACCTTAATAATTCAAATACATAatcatttgtcatgttttacctgctgTGGCGGCGCTGTTGGCTTGAGATGTGCTACTCCTGATGGAAAGTCTGACACTGACAACTTACTTCCGGAAATAAACACCGAATAGAAGCTGACCAATGAGAGCACACGGTTAAGTCACATGACGCCTCTCTGAAAAATACCTCAGATCTCTGATCagcttttcttttgttcagGTTGAGTCTCAAAAGGCCTTAAACACGCCatgatatgtctgtttttagCACTGTCAGATCAAAGAGACATGCTCTGTCTGGAAAGAGCCTTTTGTCCAAAGAGTCCTGTGATTTCACAGTTATTTCCTTGCATGTTTCCTGGAAATATCTTTGTAATTTGTCACCAATTGGTATAATAGAGGCACTGTTCTCATACAGTTGTTGAAATTAAATTAGTTGTGTTGAGTTTATAAGCAGCTCCTTTAGAAGAATTGAAAGGACTGCAAAAATAATGGATGGCTGAAAAAACTGACTGAGATCCATTTACTCATAAGAAGGGGATGAGCAGACTCTATTTCCTGAGGAAGCTGAGATTCTCCAACATGTGCAGCAAGATGTTGGAAATCTTCCACCAGTCTGTTGTGGCCAGTTCTCTGTACTTTGCTGTAGTCTTCTGGGGGAGCCATTGACAACAAACAGACTTAATAAACTGAATAAGAAGGCCAGCTGCGTAATTGGCTGCAAACCAGACACCTTTGAAGTTATGGTAGAGAGGAGGACACTGAACAAACTGTTATTCATTATGGATAATCCTGACCACCCTCTCCACCACCTACTGAACTGACAGCCGAGTACTTTCTCCTGGTTCAGCTTCACTGTCACCAAGACTGATACAGGAAATCTTTCCTGCCTAAAGCTATGACTCTCACGTCAACACTTCACCTCTAACAGAACTCTCAGAACTCTCAACTTTACTTTCTGTTTTGATTCTTTGATAATAACTTTGCTCATGGTGAATTTGCACATCTTTATACTCCTCATCTACctcattgcatttttaaaacttcagcAACTTTGCGCActtaatctgctgctgtaaaacaaGAATTTTGGAATCAATAAATTACATCTATTTATCACTGTAAACACAAGCGgattttaattcatttgaaagTCAACCTTCCATATTTGCTAAGTTGTATGCTTGTCTGTGGACAGATGTTCAGCTAACCTGCTCGGTAATGACTAAATGACTTCAGGTTGCTATTGGCATTAACTGTACCTGCACCCATTGAACAATTAAAGCcaaattatacattattatttcatctttatttccAAGAAACCTTCATAAGAATTTCCAGTTACACATCTGTTCATTTCTAGAAAAGTATTATAAAAGTACGGGACCTGTAAAACAAAGTGTTGCCAGTTATTTTTATCAGTCAGGAGACAAACAGTGACAattcagctttttttatttttttattttcccattTGGCAAACATTGAGTGAACAATAAACAGCTATTTCAAGTGACAATCAGAGCGCAAACAATCaagaaaacatgcacacagacacagaaaatagTTGGTCTCATTCCCAACAACTGTACATCTCACCAACTGAGGAATCATGAAACAACCTAtctacatacatgcatacacacacagacaccacagaaagtcattttcatCAAGTACATCTTTCTGTATTAGACCAACCTTACCAACAAATGCTCCAAAACTATTGATTTTACTTTTCAACAAAAGATAGAACGTATTTTATTTCACTAtcacattcatttcatattCCTTGACCAGGTTATCTCAGTAAGGCACATTGACGATTGCAGAAATAAACAGTCTGAAAAGATGCTCCAATAACTGGAAAACCACTGATATGGAGCCAATGACACCTGTTACAAGCAAGATGCTGATGATGCCATAACTTTACATAACTGTACAATGAAGCTTTTTGTGAAATTAACATTCACATTCCATTTTCCCTCAACATCTaattaacaacaacacaaccaaaagATTTCTAAAAGGCAAACTATGAGTCCCCAGCATTAGCAAATTGTCATATAAGTACTTGATCAACAACAAAGTTATcagtgcacctttaaaaaaCCTCTTTAAAGCAGGTTCGGGCACAAAGGAACAATCAAAAGGCACTTTTGGTCATCTTAAGGCACTGACAGCATTATTATTCTTGTGTTAATTTTCTTATTAAAAAGGCAACTTCAGCAATAGCGGGATATTTACTACAAGCTCCACAAACTATTGAATTAATGAAGGAAAAGGCGCAATTGTCTTTCCAATTCATTAAATCTCAACGCAGTGCATTCTGTTCTCAATTTTCTGTTATATCCCAAAATAAATCTTAATAAAAGAAGGTGCAAATATACAAATGCAGAATCACAGGTGACCCTGATGTTTGCAGAGCAAAGAAATCTTCAACAAGACTCCAAAAGgtcacttttcttctttcagagAGCAAATAAAACGCTCACAACCAGAgaaagaaatcaataatcaagCCAGCCTTTGTTGTTGCAACCAGGGATCGATATAGTGGGGAGTAAAAGGCTGATGAAGCAAGTGGAGTAATGACCCCTGGTtataacagacagaaacatgcacaaATTCCATTATGTACATGACATCAGTGTGACAGTAAAGTCAACCGTTGCTTAATAAACTGCAGCTTTCCCGTAATATTTAAGATTGTCACATAGATTTTGATTAAACCTAAAAGTCTGTGcattacatgtgtttttgttgttgcactTAACAATCGTACCATAAAAAagcacatataaaaacactgcaattGAGGATTACATAAAAGCACAGCAAGTTGAACTTCTTCTAGTGAATTAACAACATCCTGTGCAGTGTTCTCAGTGAAGTGATGGAAGTATATTTGCAAATAAGACCGCAAATTATTAAACACTCTCTCATTTGCCATTATTGTGCAATAAATCTAATGTTTTGGCTTGTAAGACACCCAGAGATAAACAAACCTGGTGACATGATATTGAACAGCATGACCAAGCTTGCATaatacacaacacaaatatCAAAAAAGTCTTTGGCAAATGTGCAGCTTTggtgatgtttaaaaaaaaaaaaaaaaaaaaaaaagatgttaaaactCTAGCTGAGCACATGTAACATACTCGGACTTAACTTGGTTGTGGTTTTGTGGAAGACCTCGCTGGTGGGGGAAACATAACACACTGAAAGTGACAACCACTGCCGCCTCT contains:
- the brox gene encoding BRO1 domain-containing protein BROX; the encoded protein is MAHWFHRNPLKATAPVSFNFYGVAGSPSANKICNDLRTTRARLLEMFTDVTCNPEIMKNATDAYFSLLQGFISSLDGTTQENKMRFIQNFKWTDTLQGNTPSAQQDAVFELVSMAFNVAVWYTKFASRLAGKENISETEAKDVHRSLKVAAGIFKNLKEIHIPRLITPAEKGRDLEPRVIDAYIIQCQAEAQEVTIARAIELKHNATIVAALSFETANFYQKADHTLNTLEPECSSKWRKYFQLKQHFYMAYAYCYHGQTLLASDKCGEAIRSLQEAEKCYSRAEALCKEYRQTKGPGTTAKPSEQLFFLKLGGLIKNTLEKCQRENGFIYFHKVPAEAPQLELKASYGLAEPISFELPPLSEQCTAEVYATFDLTKGAKNDKAKPKEEEVKPVKEPDLKPQKDTGCSIS